The following DNA comes from Anticarsia gemmatalis isolate Benzon Research Colony breed Stoneville strain chromosome 10, ilAntGemm2 primary, whole genome shotgun sequence.
gttttttcttgGATAGTTCCAGTTACACTAGCTTGGTCTTAAGACTCAATGTATTAAATGTTGACCTCTCATGGTTTATTATACTTTCATGTTTCAAAACTAAGTTACAGAACAGATCATGTTACgtgaaatatgaaatttaagAATTGTTATCACGATTTGTGAGACCTCTAAGTAAGACAAAGAAAGAGAAAGAAGTTTAgagataattataatactcaaACTGATATCATATTCATATCATAATATTTGACAAATCTTAAGACATTTTGTGCCGTGGAGGAGAAGAACCACTGCCGTAAAAATCCCATTGTATgtaatacaacattttaatatgCAACTTTGTTTACAGGAACATAGAATTAAGTCTCATCTTGCACTGCGTCTGGTTCTTCATCGCCATCGTCTCCCACATCTTCTGCCAAAGGAGTTATAACCTCAAACACATGAAGACTATCCTAGCAGTCCTGTTCTACAGTTCAGTCATCATGATTATACTTGACGTCTCTCTCGCTCTCGTATATATCTCTCATATTAAGCAGAGTTTGAGCAAAAGTATGATCTTAAGGTACAGTGGGTGGAGTAACACATTAAAACTTAATTCCTACGACGATTTTGCCGGATGGTTACCAATCGTTGCTTCCATCTGCTGGGCTAGAGGCATCATCATTCTCTTCGTCAACGCTTACTGCTGCAAAATCGTGAATACAGTAAGAAAGAAGATAATGAGAAGGGAAATCAAAATGAAGTATGATGAAAATGAACAATATTCGATAATACCAGATCCTGACTCTGCGTTCGTCACTGATTATGGTCTGTTGTACCGAAAAGATGAAAAGATTCCTTACATAAAGATAACTcctaaatagtttaattttaagtttgtttttaagtgtaatttggttttaaatagatttaattaaagATGATTTAAGGACTGACTTATTAAGTTTTATCATGTACTGTAAGGATGCGAACAGAatcaaaatactaaaatattttggcGAAAAAGCGTGTTGGTGAAGAGTGTTCACAGAAATGAACAAAGACAAAAGTATATCGACGAAATGACcgcacattttttattacaatttaacaaGTAACTGTCCTTTATTACGAGTATTAGGCCGCAGTGAATTTTACTAACGGGGCTCTTCATAATGAGAAATGAAATGAAGCGGTTCTGTTCTTGAGagaattcaatttaaaacattgGTTGGTGGAAAACGCCATTAAATTTTTCATTATCACCACGACGGGAGCCTGCGCCATTAATTCTGGATTTTACCTGTAATCAAAACATGGGACGGACCAATTTTAGTGACGGCAAATTGGTACACGGCCTACTTGAAATTCGTTTGCTCTCTAGATTGTCTCGGAAACGGTTTGTAACGAGTTTAAGGACGACCTTGGATAAAaggtttatgttatttaataactgTCGCAATAATAAACAGGGATAATGAGTTCGATGGCTGTCTGGAGCTTGGGGATGATCTCCTACCAGAGTGAGTGTCGTTGCTCTTTATTGTTATACGGTTGCAAACCACTTGGATTATTTCATCTGGATACTTGATCGTACAGATTTGGGTTCAGATTTGACGGGCTCTATTGTTTTTTTGCTGCTATGGTGAGAATCTTCTTAATCATACAGATTTGTATTAAGATTTGAAGGGCTCTATGCATTTTCATAAAGTGATCGCTTATGATGTTTTCCTGGGAAGTTGTATAAGTCAACAAACACTAGACTGTGTCTACTGACTTATACTACTCACTCTAGGGCCTAGAGTACTAGTTCTAAATCATTCACAGTGAGTATTTTATCAATGAGACTCTCAGCTTGGCTtacaattaagaaaaatatttaaattattgagTTTTGTACATTGTCTAACTTATATAAATCTTCACAAAAAATCTTCAGACTTCTTTGTGACCAAAATTGCATCGTAGACTTTCTACTTCCAGCAATTTTCTGCATCGCAATCAGCTGGCTAGTCCTCGGCTGTAAGATCCCACCAAACCCTGATGAACTGCACGAAGTGACCCTGATGAAGTTCCTCTACCTCCACGACCCTAAATCCTGCGGAAGGGTGTATTTCTACAACGTTACGAACAAGAACGAAGACAGGTTCCTGACTAATGTTGCCTGGTCGCTCGCTAATGAAATTGCTTCTGCTTTTCGGGTGTTAGTTTATTTCTTTGACTTTTCTATTTTAGAGataattgataaatttattatcaGTCAATACGtacatataaaactcttccgttattATGTGACTGACTGGTGGACATCGCATAGCTAGTTACAGTTGTGAGTgcagaaagttgaaatttggtataaacaTTCATTAGGAAGCTTATAGGAGCATAAgtggatttttggaaattttccTCTGCAGAGGAGagacatttttttctttacacaCACGATCTTTttaagcccgcgaagaaaacgtgAGCGAAGAGCGCGTCGTCTGACATAAGAccgcggcgcgcgctctttccattgttgtttcacgcgcgaaagagcgtgtatgtaaaggcacctaatgaCTCAGTTCGTCAAAttgtaacaacattttaatcgattataatatttttaggaaaatgcAAATATGGCTGTGTCTCCACCTGTTCTGGTTGGCTTTCGCCATCATTCACTTCACTCAGGGCGAGAGGTCGTTCAGCTTCTACTCCACTCTCCTGCCGTTCACCGTCACTGGCGTGGCTTTACTTCTCGTTGATGTGGCCTTCGCAACTATATTCTTTATCGACGCCTATTATACAGCTACTGAGTGTAAGTatagaaaactttttaaatgtaatcgtaacttttaaactttcgtgttgcatgtttattatacaatagtGTATAAGAATTAACGAACGAAAACGCCTTTTACCTGGGAATGCTTGACAACCtacgaccacggccagtgtaaccaGTGCCGGTATAAACGCTTATTACACTGTATATTttgagtacatacatacataaagtaaaatttttttCCCAGTAGGCAAacaccagagaacgccacttggtacgatccttaaaaactttccttgcttcattcgcatccGTACAAGTTAtcatatttaaagtagataCTATGTAGATATCATTTATGTCACTATAAAATATGTTCATAGATAGTATTTGaaagtgttttaaaatcattcaattTAATGTTTTACGTAGTTAAGTTATTCATCCTAGAAAAAACATTCAATAAAGGTTTCATACAAAGGCTAGATATGAAAATTGTTAGTAATTCTTATAAAACGCGTTAAAGCCTAAGtaaattgattgaataaagCTACAGGTTTCGTATTAACAcactaatctcagaaactaatGATCTGTTTTcctatatttttacatacactAATACAATTTCATACTTAGCAGACAGACAAATATAGCTGCAATTGATTAAGAATTTCAGACCAGTTATACCAACATCATCATCCTAAAATAAATGCAAGTTAATCTAACAGTAAAATGATGAATTGATTTGAATATTCTATCTTGTCTGACcaaatcatacaaaaacatacaaagattattattattatgcgtCGCGTGTATTATGATCGATTTCCGGTCGAGACAGTACGTATGTGattcacaatataatattttttgtatacttgtaggtgcaatagaaataaaatagaccAAGTGCGAGTTCGATTAGTATAGAAAAAACGGAAAAAAGTCACGTTTGTTGAATGGTAGTCCCCTCCTTGAGAGACTCTATTTTTTCTAAccaataataaattcataaaaaataaggaCTATAGTGATTGTCAAATACCTAAATTAGTTTAAGATTTAGTTGCTTGAGGTGTAAATGATGGATATGGTTAAAGATGGTATATGGTATGGGCACAGGATAGACAGATTTGGATGCAGGTAGggaaggcctttgcccagcagtgggatacatAAAaggttaacaaaataaaataaaacaaaataaaatgtgaaaagaTAACCAAACTCTCTAATGCCCagttttgagtacatttagtggtagtttatctattcaatagcgttcttttatatgagttttaacgttattgaatagataaactaccgctaaatgtacctcagaaaccgggggtaaaaccATTCTCCCGTTTATGAATTTACAGGAGACATTCTTTGTACACCTACACAAAAGTGACCCTAACTGTAACAAACAGCCTAAGCATACTAAGTCAAAAAACCACACGAACCCTCCACTCCATTAACTTATAAGCCGATTACATAGGCCTAGTTAAAAATGTACACATCCACCAAGCTTTCGTACCTATCTAGATGTACACGATACATTGCACGCTTTGTATGAAACAACTTCCATTATCGTATCAAAGACCGGCGATAGTGTTGCAACTATATAGGCAGGGCTTTCGAACGTAATACCTTTACAACTGAATGAGAGTTCGAAGGTAATTGAGACGCCGTATTCTGGAACGTTCTATACAAGTTTATTGCTTTTCAGTGATTGTTATTGCTTTTGATACTATGATCTTTGTAACTCTAACTTTTAGGATTCTCGatgtatattttgaattattgatTAAATTGAAATGCAAGTTATTGAGATTTTTATGCAACTTTCTACAGTCTTTAGCTATGCTTTACTTATATCTGTGCATTGAAAGATTACGGACACGAAGCCATAATTGCTAACTGTAACCTTTTCAAAACGTATTCATCAGTTAATTAGTTAGTAATTTATCAATGTTGTCAAGTGTTTTTAACACTTCAGAAATTACTTCCAtcagaaaaacaataatatgcaaaaatatCCAGCAAGCAAACATCTCGATAGCAAACTCGATGGACTGAACAATAGCATCTCAGAATAGGGACGCTCGCTCTTAGTAATTGATGCCTACTCGCTAACGGTTATGCCGGCCGCTTTGAATCGCAGGCAGATTCCGTTTAATCTACCACTGTTGACTAGATAACTGTCCGGTTAAACCTCACCTAGAATTGGAAAGCGGATGAAGCAATCTATAGTTTGTGAGAACTATCTTGTGCTGTCTTGTAATTGTCAAACGATTTGACGACAATGGGAGCTGTTTGATTACTGATTTTGACACTTTTTTACCCGGTTCGAATTTGTTATAAGTTTTTTGGGAATATTTCAGCATGTCGAAGATTTTGAAATTGGTTAGGTGGAGTGGACAAAACAATTAACTTTAGCGCTCCCATCTTAGAGACAAGCAATAATATTGTACTATGAGTTAACATATCTTCTTGCACAACAAATCCCTAAACGAATATTGACATGGCCATAACTGTTTAtgcaaataggtacctactgtttGCACTATGAACTGACTgcaattgaatttgaaaaaattacgtattaattttgaagtaccgaaaaataataaacctattttTCAATACTAGAGCAAAAAATTTCAAGTCATGAtgttgggaatcgaacccacgacacctACAGCATAGGCGCCAATATTTCTGcctacattatgtttttctGCCTACATAAGTATAACTAAAACAGAAGTCCTTTCTTCCTCTTAGCTGCAATCCTAGACTACGTAGACAAACGCGGAGGCTTTCTCCGAGCGATGCACTACCGCCCCCTAGCGACAAGACTGGTTAACCCTGAGGATACTTCCTGGATATCCATCCTCATGGCCTACATCAGTCTGAGAGGCATTGTACAGTGGATCATCAACTTCTGGATCATTAAGGATAATTTTACGGAAGGAAGGCATCAGTATTGTAAGTTGAATTTTGAATGAATTGTTGTTTCAAAAATGTTTcgatacttttttttttaagtgtataataataCTGCGTTGAGTTCTTGTTTTTATCATGCAATGAGAAGGTGTAGAATGTATGAATCTTTTTTGAATTTAGGTTGATCATATTCACCATAACCAATCAACTAATATGGCTGGTTgatctatgaaaataaatgtttttataaaattaaactaaaacataGGCAACTAGGGTCAATTGGGGTAAATGTACGAACGAGgcaatattatacaataacatttaatttattagttaatcTATTGAATTCTAACCAGCCTGCATCAAACCCAAAACCTTTTCAAAACCCTCATCACTACTAAACTACCACATAATCATTATCCCATCAAATTAACATATCCTCATCTTAAGGTAGACCAtctttaagtattttatcaTCTGTTAATACGCTATAAAGTAGTAAGTGGCTGTAACAGTTAGGTATATGGTGGTCgtaatttataagtattatgcATAAGGGAGGCTTTATGGCTGGAGTTCATGTCTCTTGGTGGTCATCTGTTTTAAGTTTACTTGAAGTGATCTGAGAGTACAGTAGGGGTATTAGGGTGCAATCCAAGATCCAAAACTTTTGCTTTTCAAGACTCTTCTCAGGGACGAGTACTAACGggacttaattaaaattatttttaaccgacttcaaaaaaggaggttATGACTTCGACTGTTAGCTATCTTTTATTAAGCTCGTGTTGTTCTCCATAATGGCTACAACGGAAAtgcaactataaaataaaaaatcaggtGGTCGCCATGCCACTGTCACTGCGTTGGGAAGTCATACATATCTTTGAATCCCAACCGAGACTAATATTAGAACTTCTTCACTTCAGATTTGCATTTCAaccttaatataattaatgtatagTTTAATTGTTTCAGTGATTCGAATGGAATTTGAACATCCTAAGAAGTCAGCATCTAACGATTCTCATCATGAagaatattgaataaattacgttttagtaataaataatacattaaactttttattacacaaacttttgtatgaaaagagaAAGATGAGTGTATCGTAATTTATCTATCTCTGACTACACCTTTATACAACAGGCCtgataatatagaaaataatacctaaaattGAAAAGACAAAAGCCAACACAACTTCCTAAATCAGTAACACACTACCATAATCGTTTCCACACATCACTACCATTAAAGTCCCATAACAGTTTCCGCATACCCAAAAACCCCCACCGTCCCCACCTTAGTTCCTAACGTTACCAAACGGAGTTTTACAAACGACCTGCTTAAAGTCCCTTCGTACTGAGATTCGAGATAACATGGTGACAACAGGTGGTCTGTAATCGTAACTTTTTATGTGAATATGTGACGGTCAGTTCGACGCCATTTTCAAAGGCTATGTATGGGATGGGTGTTTTATGCAAGTGTTTAGTATAACGGTTACATATGCCTTCCACTCTCATGTTTAGGCAAACTAAAACTTACAGAATTCGAGGTTGCGGTTAAAtcttatttttcattcaaaattctGTAGATGAATTTTATTACCACTTGCCCTAATTGGATTTAAGCCAAAAACTCATTATCAGTGCACGCAATTTTTATGTTACACTTTAATTAGCCTACGTAtctttttatttggttttgtttCCGAAATCTTTTCCATCtgattatctatttaataaatgttaactATAAATTGTAATCTGCCTGCGAGTTTAGCCTCCTTTTTAACCTCCAAATCTTGTGACATTTCCTGTCATAATGGATCCGCAATAAAAGGTAGATTATCATGCCATCTGCATCGTCGCCCTAATGTACGCCAACGTACcgccaaatatttttattgctactgaGCAAAGTCTTTATGTCTATCCTTTTAAAGTTCTTAGTACTGCTATCACTTTTCAAGAATAATTTAGAAGTTATAATAGAGGATTTAGCCATAATGTTCACTACTCCTCCATTATAGGTTGATAGAGTCCGCTAGAGCGTTGCCTTTTAATCAGCAGAGTGTCCTATGGAAAAGTGAGATtggttttaggctatataagtTGGATCCCTTAAAACCCCAATTAAAAATTGTATGCAGAAATATATGTCAACCTCCTCACaagattttaaagaaactaTCAAATTAAGATGAACAAACATTTTACACAAAACcaacagaaataaattcaaCTCAAAATATACACATTTAATAAGGTGCCAAGATCCGAACTTCAGACAACTTGAAATGTAAAGTAAATGAAAACTGCGAGTGAATGCGGGTGCACCAATTAAACCCGTCCAGTTATAAATGACATAATTACGGAGACCTGCCATATTTAATGAAAGACGTTTCTTACTAACAGGGTAcatctttaatttgaaatggTTTTAAGAGGTCGAGAGATGTCCATTTAGAATCATGTAAGTGAAAgattgtagaaatattttagtggtgttattttctacttttggctaaaaaatatagtttctttttttttaatattaattcctTGCTCAGCTTTTTGTTTTGCTTGCCAGtggtactgtttttttttagcGTCGTGTGTcgttcatttttatttcgtattgCCTAAATGCAGTTTGTTTGTGAGCTTTTGAAAACAGCAAtttgtttagatttaaaattagTAGTATCTCACTCACAGTTCTTTACCCCAAATAACAAGAGAACCTTTGCCAAAAACTGAATACCACGCCTGTCAATCTGTTATACACAAATATGTATGACATACACCCACGCTTCACCATTACAATGGTAGCCGCACGTAATAgagggcaagcctattgccatttaacgGACACGTTTCTGAATTTTAGAGAGATAAGAAGATATTAAAGATCTTTTGCACTTTGTCCAACACGGTAATCGAATCCCAACCTCATGATTAGCAGTTAAGATACAACCATTATATGTAATTGTATCAATTAGTAATGATTCTCAAATGAAGGCCTTTTATGAAAATGTCGTCAAACAGTTGTACTAACAGTTCTTACCATCTAACATGAGCTTGTAAAAGTAAAGCACTAATTGTTCGTTCATCCTTCGTTAACTCGTACAACACGTGTAATGACAAACGACGTCTCCCGAGTGCTTCacacttacataatatattgagCACTTCTGTCACACTTTAATTCTAATGAAAAGACAAAGATAGAACACTttacttaagtaataatataattttagtgtaGAGCATCCGATTGCTGGTCCTGTTACCAGCAATTGGTGGTCCTGTTACAGACCCCATGTCTTCGGTTTGATATGTGAATCAAACGAAATACTATGGGTCTTTTCGTACCTCGTAGCCCTTTATAGCTACCCGGAGTCTGGAAAtatgcccggtatatggcaatagctccatcttacataataatatgactaacCGGTATATGACCATATATTATACCCGCTCGCTGTTAGATTGGACTAACATTATATTaggcgaaacgtaggtgtaaGTATTTCATACAGCTCTGCCCACGGATACAACAGTATGTATGAAACCAAATAAAACTCGTACTTTCAgactttttataatgttttactcAGGAAATGTTTTCCATCGTGTTATTTAAATACCAAGAACAGTCGCTGTTCATTATTGAACCAACATGGTCTCCAAAGCCTGTAGGCACAATGTAACGTTTGCAAAACTCCTAACAACTTTTAACTACATACTTAGTACATAATGGACGTAATTAAGGGAGAATAGAAGCCAACTGGCCGGTATTGAGTTTGACAAACATTTGCCTATTAAAAATGTGGGTAGTTATGTAAAGACATTGTGAGGAATGACCTTGAAGATTTGAAAATGAGGTGCTTGTTACTATATAATAGCACTGACTAGTTTATATGACTAAATTCTGGCCAAAATGTGTCTGTTAGAAAAGAATTCCTGTTCCCAGGTTTAGTATAATCTATCTTAAAGTCAAATTTTATcggcgcagtgattaaggttGCCACAACTCTACcaatgcgtcgggaggtcgtggtttcgattcttACACGAGACAATCATTTGtttgatccacaaatagttgtttcaggtctggttgtactttgcgtctgttgtttgtatgtttataaaaggcCCCACGATATAACAGCAAGTCTaagtgcgggaattgtcttttttaagaaagcAAAAAAGCGGATCATGGCTCGAATAGGTTCTTTTGCCCGTGCTTAATAACCTATAGGGCGTTTATTCATAACTTATTTCCGGCCTTAGTTACCTATTCCAGTATCTGCCACTACCGCGAGAGCCTAACATACAATACTACATAGTATATGAGAAGCCGTGTAGGTGGCGCC
Coding sequences within:
- the LOC142976266 gene encoding uncharacterized protein LOC142976266 produces the protein MSVMIVESVTSIQQIEEFIPLMTAKDRTNCKLVSYVIIMQCILIFIGAASVIACVWTPDVATLDYDKLVRIMYLFDSQACGYKLTMSKKLANLQFNNSTKGFKDIRPIQWQKAVNLFSTELAANTRVNIELSLILHCVWFFIAIVSHIFCQRSYNLKHMKTILAVLFYSSVIMIILDVSLALVYISHIKQSLSKSMILRYSGWSNTLKLNSYDDFAGWLPIVASICWARGIIILFVNAYCCKIVNTVRKKIMRREIKMKYDENEQYSIIPDPDSAFVTDYGLLYRKDEKIPYIKITPK
- the LOC142976268 gene encoding uncharacterized protein LOC142976268 — translated: MSSMAVWSLGMISYQTIFCIAISWLVLGCKIPPNPDELHEVTLMKFLYLHDPKSCGRVYFYNVTNKNEDRFLTNVAWSLANEIASAFRVKMQIWLCLHLFWLAFAIIHFTQGERSFSFYSTLLPFTVTGVALLLVDVAFATIFFIDAYYTATESAILDYVDKRGGFLRAMHYRPLATRLVNPEDTSWISILMAYISLRGIVQWIINFWIIKDNFTEGRHQYLIRMEFEHPKKSASNDSHHEEY